The proteins below are encoded in one region of Juglans microcarpa x Juglans regia isolate MS1-56 chromosome 4D, Jm3101_v1.0, whole genome shotgun sequence:
- the LOC121259699 gene encoding uncharacterized protein LOC121259699 isoform X4 has product MIRRVIQAYEMLSNYSRSEIIERECLDPFENPECEAFDLFVNEVLCLGKGCPYSCVKGAPHAFTYASTGTARVSSQGHDDDYQVQMAVGQCPRSCIYYVTPSQRIILEELLDSILNKPYDTSAEAELLYSLMAKAKFENNRYQKPKKQPKTSTKHVDWF; this is encoded by the exons ATGATTCGCCGAGTCATCCAGGCATATGAG ATGTTATCAAACTACAGTCGATCAGAGATCATCGAGAG GGAATGTTTAGATCCCTTCGAAAATCCAGAATGTGAAGCATTTGATCTCTTTGTTAATGAGGTTCTCTGTCTTGGCAAAG GCTGTCCATATTCTTGTGTAAAAGGGGCCCCTCATGCCTTCACATATGCTTCCACCGGAACTGCTAGGGTATCTTCACAAG GACATGATGATGATTACCAAGTTCAGATGGCGGTGGGTCAGTGCCCAAGAAGTTGTATTTATTACGTTACACCTTCGCAGAGAATTATCTTAGAGGAGCTACTGGACAG TATCTTGAACAAGCCTTATGATACATCAGCCGAGGCAGAATTGCTTTATTCTCTTATGGCAAAAGCCAAGTTTGAGAACAATCGATACCAAAAGCCAAAGAAGCAACCCAAAACTTCAACCAAACATGTTGATTGGTTTTGA
- the LOC121259699 gene encoding uncharacterized protein LOC121259699 isoform X2, whose product MECLLLCSSTPSILPFRKAVTFPNGHHFPSNFRNPELFSSSLSSLNYTNCRERIGVDAPLSSTSAYVVLGVEPDCSAAELKAAFRAKVKQFHPDVNRDGPDSDTMIRRVIQAYEMLSNYSRSEIIERECLDPFENPECEAFDLFVNEVLCLGKGCPYSCVKGAPHAFTYASTGTARVSSQGHDDDYQVQMAVGQCPRSCIYYVTPSQRIILEELLDSILNKPYDTSAEAELLYSLMAKAKFENNRYQKPKKQPKTSTKHVDWF is encoded by the exons atggaatgTTTGCTTCTCTGCAGTTCGACCCCTTCAATTCTTCCGTTTCGAAAAGCCGTAACATTTCCCAACGGTCACCATTTTCCCTCCAATTTTAGAAACCCAGAATTgttttcctcttctctttcaAGTCTGAATTATACAAATTGCAGAGAGAGAATCGGGGTGGACGCTCCTCTTTCCAGTACTTCGGCTTATGTCGTCCTCGGCGTTGAGCCTGACTGTTCTGCCGCCGAGCTCAAAGCCGCTTTCCGAGCTAAA GTGAAGCAATTCCATCCTGACGTGAACAGAGATGGGCCAGATTCTGATACAATGATTCGCCGAGTCATCCAGGCATATGAG ATGTTATCAAACTACAGTCGATCAGAGATCATCGAGAG GGAATGTTTAGATCCCTTCGAAAATCCAGAATGTGAAGCATTTGATCTCTTTGTTAATGAGGTTCTCTGTCTTGGCAAAG GCTGTCCATATTCTTGTGTAAAAGGGGCCCCTCATGCCTTCACATATGCTTCCACCGGAACTGCTAGGGTATCTTCACAAG GACATGATGATGATTACCAAGTTCAGATGGCGGTGGGTCAGTGCCCAAGAAGTTGTATTTATTACGTTACACCTTCGCAGAGAATTATCTTAGAGGAGCTACTGGACAG TATCTTGAACAAGCCTTATGATACATCAGCCGAGGCAGAATTGCTTTATTCTCTTATGGCAAAAGCCAAGTTTGAGAACAATCGATACCAAAAGCCAAAGAAGCAACCCAAAACTTCAACCAAACATGTTGATTGGTTTTGA
- the LOC121259699 gene encoding uncharacterized protein LOC121259699 isoform X1, with amino-acid sequence MECLLLCSSTPSILPFRKAVTFPNGHHFPSNFRNPELFSSSLSSLNYTNCRERIGVDAPLSSTSAYVVLGVEPDCSAAELKAAFRAKVKQFHPDVNRDGPDSDTMIRRVIQAYEIICVQMLSNYSRSEIIERECLDPFENPECEAFDLFVNEVLCLGKGCPYSCVKGAPHAFTYASTGTARVSSQGHDDDYQVQMAVGQCPRSCIYYVTPSQRIILEELLDSILNKPYDTSAEAELLYSLMAKAKFENNRYQKPKKQPKTSTKHVDWF; translated from the exons atggaatgTTTGCTTCTCTGCAGTTCGACCCCTTCAATTCTTCCGTTTCGAAAAGCCGTAACATTTCCCAACGGTCACCATTTTCCCTCCAATTTTAGAAACCCAGAATTgttttcctcttctctttcaAGTCTGAATTATACAAATTGCAGAGAGAGAATCGGGGTGGACGCTCCTCTTTCCAGTACTTCGGCTTATGTCGTCCTCGGCGTTGAGCCTGACTGTTCTGCCGCCGAGCTCAAAGCCGCTTTCCGAGCTAAA GTGAAGCAATTCCATCCTGACGTGAACAGAGATGGGCCAGATTCTGATACAATGATTCGCCGAGTCATCCAGGCATATGAG ATAATATGTGTGCAGATGTTATCAAACTACAGTCGATCAGAGATCATCGAGAG GGAATGTTTAGATCCCTTCGAAAATCCAGAATGTGAAGCATTTGATCTCTTTGTTAATGAGGTTCTCTGTCTTGGCAAAG GCTGTCCATATTCTTGTGTAAAAGGGGCCCCTCATGCCTTCACATATGCTTCCACCGGAACTGCTAGGGTATCTTCACAAG GACATGATGATGATTACCAAGTTCAGATGGCGGTGGGTCAGTGCCCAAGAAGTTGTATTTATTACGTTACACCTTCGCAGAGAATTATCTTAGAGGAGCTACTGGACAG TATCTTGAACAAGCCTTATGATACATCAGCCGAGGCAGAATTGCTTTATTCTCTTATGGCAAAAGCCAAGTTTGAGAACAATCGATACCAAAAGCCAAAGAAGCAACCCAAAACTTCAACCAAACATGTTGATTGGTTTTGA
- the LOC121259699 gene encoding uncharacterized protein LOC121259699 isoform X3: MIRRVIQAYEIICVQMLSNYSRSEIIERECLDPFENPECEAFDLFVNEVLCLGKGCPYSCVKGAPHAFTYASTGTARVSSQGHDDDYQVQMAVGQCPRSCIYYVTPSQRIILEELLDSILNKPYDTSAEAELLYSLMAKAKFENNRYQKPKKQPKTSTKHVDWF, from the exons ATGATTCGCCGAGTCATCCAGGCATATGAG ATAATATGTGTGCAGATGTTATCAAACTACAGTCGATCAGAGATCATCGAGAG GGAATGTTTAGATCCCTTCGAAAATCCAGAATGTGAAGCATTTGATCTCTTTGTTAATGAGGTTCTCTGTCTTGGCAAAG GCTGTCCATATTCTTGTGTAAAAGGGGCCCCTCATGCCTTCACATATGCTTCCACCGGAACTGCTAGGGTATCTTCACAAG GACATGATGATGATTACCAAGTTCAGATGGCGGTGGGTCAGTGCCCAAGAAGTTGTATTTATTACGTTACACCTTCGCAGAGAATTATCTTAGAGGAGCTACTGGACAG TATCTTGAACAAGCCTTATGATACATCAGCCGAGGCAGAATTGCTTTATTCTCTTATGGCAAAAGCCAAGTTTGAGAACAATCGATACCAAAAGCCAAAGAAGCAACCCAAAACTTCAACCAAACATGTTGATTGGTTTTGA